Genomic window (Drosophila sulfurigaster albostrigata strain 15112-1811.04 unplaced genomic scaffold, ASM2355843v2 contig_289_pilon, whole genome shotgun sequence):
ACGACTCGCTGATGCGGCTTACAGGACAACACGTATGTAAAAGCACTCGCGCTTCGAAAGCCGCCGTCCCCGTGTCTAGCTTGATCGCCGCGGTGGGGAGTATACTCACTCCTTTGTACTGGAAAGTGCCGTCAGTGTTTTGGCGTGGCTAGGCACGGGCCTGGTGCGTGGGTAAGTGGGCCTGTGGATGCCGGCCTGGGAAGCGTTGACATGGGACGTCCTTGGTGGTTCTTCACTGGAGGGTGCCGGGTGGTCGCGTCGGCTCCTGGGCTGGCGCGAGGTTGTGCCGGGAGGCACGGAAACCCCGCGCGGAGTTACCGGTGCAGAGGAAGAATTTGTCTCCGTCCGGGATCGTTCGACGGACCGTCGAGCTGAAAGAGATTCGGAGGGGTgtcctgtcacaggaccaATCGTATAggttcgttcgacggacagtcgagccgaaggtGTCGAAGACTTCAAGTTGGGTCCTAATATAGGATCGATCATAGAGGCTTGTTCGACGGAGAGTCGATCCGAAGGGGACGAAACGGATTTTGAGTGGGGGCCTAATGAAGGCTTGAGCTTAGAGGTGCgctcgacggacagtcgagccgaagaGGTTTCGAGTGGGGTCCCGTCACAGGACCATTCTTAGGGGTTCGTTCGatggacagtcgagccgaaaaatttaaatagatttgaaggggtcctgtcacaggaccaATCGTAGGAGTTcgatcgacggacagtcgagtcgAAAGGACGAGATGGTGTTAGAAGTGGATCCTGACACTGTGCCGGTCATGATCCAACCGAAAATCGTCTCTTGACTAATGAGGGTCCCACAAACGTTCGGACGAGAGCCGCCGAGAAGAACGGATGGGAGGATATCCGCGCCTAAAAGCACGTCTATCTGCGAACTCTCATAGAACTTGGGGTCGGCCAGCGGGATGCTTGGCAGATTGTCGAGGATGGTTTGTGGGAGAGCATGAGGGCAGTTTTCCTGCTAATTGAGGAAGGACGAAAGCCGACGCCTCAACCTGCACATCTGGTCGCAACGGGAGCCAATTAGGAATTGAGAATGTTTTCGGGGCTGGGCTGCTACAACTTGAGTCAGCCCAGAGACGTGGGCTTGAAGGGATGTGTTTGGCATCCTCAAGCGCTTGAACAATCGTTCAGAAATGAAGTAAGCCTCTGATCCAGAATCGATCAGAGCCCGTGCTGTGTGCCGAACGCCGTGATGGCAAATGTGTACAACAGCTGTACTCAgcagaacaccttgtgtgttaactgccaggaaatattgcaaattagcTGACTGGGAAGGAGTGGACTGTGTACTAGGAGAGGGATTAGTGACTGTCGGCGTCGGGTTGACTCGATGCAAGAGTGTATGTTGACGACCCTTGCACGTAAAACAGTGCGCACTTGTGTACTTGGCCTGGACATGACCTCGTGCGAAATAATTTAAGCACAGCTTCTTTTGCTTGATATGGTTGACCCTTTCATTGACACCCATCTGAAGAAATCGAGGGCACAATCGAATCGGATGGTTCTCCCGGGAACAGAAATTGCAGGTCTGGGTCTTAATGGTCACCCTACTCTCAAAGAGTTGACCTGCCTGGAGACGGGGGCCTTGGGTGAGGCTGTTGGAACCGTCGGAGCGTTCGTGCTGGGTGACACCTCCGCTATCGCTTCTAGGTTGCGATGCCGCTTTAGAAGAAAAGCATTCATGTCAACCCACGTTGGAATATCGCTCTTGTTTTGGATTGACTGTTCCCAAAGAAAAGGGTCAACTTGGGAGTCTCGAAGAACACAAGAAAACCAGAatgcaatcccaattctcTGTGTTAATTTTCGAGTGCTCTAAAGCTGTCAGGCACCCTTGAATGGTGCTCTGCAACTCCTGAATAGAGGAACCCGACTCTTGCCCAATAGCgggcaaattgaacaaaattctcAGCTGACTGTTTACGAGCAACCGTTTGTTCTCGAAACGCTCAGTCAAACTGGACCACGCCGACTGAAACCCTTCATTGGTCAAAGGAGACTTTGACACAATGGCATGGGCTTCACCGCTGGTCTTGGAGTTGAGatagaaaagtttctcaacttcCGACAGTCTCGGGTTCTATATATAGAGAGCCGTGAACAAATCCCGGAAGGTGGGCCAGTGAGTGTGGGCATGAATTGCACGGCTTGTGGTTGTACTGGTGTACGGAGGGTGAGCGCCTGGGATGCGTTGGCTATTTGCTCACCTATCTGAGCTGCACACAGCTCGTAGACAGCATAGCAGTATTCGTATTTGACCTAAACGGTAGGAAGCTCTTCTGTGGTCATCTCCTCAGACATGACGCAAGAGCAAGCCTCATACTCCTTCTCGACCTTTTCCCATAAGGAACGCATCTGGTCCCTTCCGGACTTGGCACGTATACAGGGACGGGCTATCAGCCGAAAGATTGTTGACTGGCGCCGCAAAGTGACTGATACGATCAATCGCAGCGATGAATTTCGTCAACGCTGTGTCTACTCTGTTTAGTGCCATCCTTCCCTGAGAGCGAGTGAGCGCTCTTACAGTCCGACAAGGATACGGACTGTATACTAAATTGtctcaaaaccaaaaatcaaaaaaataccaaatggaaaTTGGTTTCTTTTGCCTTAAATCGACCCAGATAGTGAAAACGACACGAAAAGAGCGTAGCCAAAATATCagctgaaacaattttaaaaaataagtaatataatGAAGAGGGCAgccaatgcatttttaattatgtatgtactatTATGTACTTTGTCCGGTGGATCTTTATTGTTGTCGCGGTGTTGATGTCATCAAACTTTTTGACAAAGGTCACTCAAATGATTTACAGGGGCTATTGCGCTATACTGAGCAACAAATAGGCACAGCGCTACTTcctgctcaattgtttttgatggcgttttagcaaaatttattttattttttgcacaaaGCCCTCCATAGCACTGGTGTGTTTTTGTAGCAGCATGTGCATGCAAGTCCCTTAATTTTGCAGTTATGCTGCACTTGCAATAGCTGCAAAACATCCGCGTGAGGTCTGTAGGATCCTTCCTCATCCACTCCTTGAATTCTGTGCTCTGCAGCCAGACAAATGTCACTTTTGCTTATAAGTTTCCTTTGGCATCGTTAATTTGATATAGCGCAAgcgaatttcacaatattagTGATGCAAGACGCTCCAATTTAGGTGTGAACTTTTGAGAGAAGTTATTCGATACaagtaaatatcgatattttgtcgagagaaatacattttaacaTTACAGacgttaaattcaatttaaacatctctaaaatttgaagaaaactaaactaaaaaaaagctGCTTAACTTTTGCTCaaaagccagaattcccgctgcccgctgttttcatattttttcccGCAATCAAGCTTCAAAAAATCATGATCTGACGGGAAAAAAGCGGAAATGACACCACTGCTATGAATTTGACGACGGACAAGTGGTTGCGACGCCATCCCGTATTGAGAGTGATAATGTCCAGCTGCCGtccagaaccacttgagaattgcaacagacgaaaaagtaaaatttactgtttacgtttttaatttatgtaaacaaacctgcaattatgccatacaaatttgtaattggagaacgaaatattgcatactcTTACGCTGATCATGCGaagaacataaaaacaaagaagGCTACATTTTGATATGCCTTTGGAAGAGTCGATGAAAGAACCGAAAGAAAAGTCGTTGAAAGAATCGGATGAGTCGTCAGAAGAGGAGGAAAGGATCTGCAGTTGGAATTGCTTTTGGAAGACCCTTTTGATATGCCTTTGGAAGAGTCGATGAAAGTGTGCTCAACTCTGAGaccccgctactcattttgaagaaagtcaaaatatagcggtattaattttaaatataccaaaataaccgCAGAAATACTGGAAATCGATAATACTTTTGAAATCGAGAACGAAAAAATTGGTGCTcccgttttcactttcacaagactctttcgaattgcaaaacgaaaaaatttgTCTTGGCGTAATACAAAGTAAATacctttttctatattaaattttttgctttttgctttttagttgtggccacaaaaaaaaaattgatttcctATTGATGGGAAAAGCATCGGACTCCGTTTGTCGATTGGCAGACAAATGTCAGATCAgaaactacatacatacatgtcaATCGATAAAGTAACGACAAAAGGCACTCACAGAATAAAGCAACACCGAATTTTGTCATTTGGAGTCATTGCATTTCGAGGATATAAACGCCATTGGTGGTTGGAGAATAGACGCATCAACATGGCAGGTGAGTTTTGCTAGCTgtgtgaatatttaaaaaagttgtgtaataaaataaaattttgtgcAAGCTGCGCAAGTTTACCGCGAGCACACAtccatacatatttgtatgcGCAAGGAGAAAGAGTAGGTTCGCTGTGTGAGTGAGCAGTATGAGTgtgattaattttaatgattttcatGCATGTGTGCACAATCTAAGGTTAGGTTAGCCCCTAGTAgaggcaaagcatagaccagtggatGTCTGTAGCTGTGCAAAAtctaaaaagaaaacaaaagtcgGACGCGAAAAGTGTGCACATGTAGATTGAGGTTAAATTTGATCTACTTGCTGTTGAAATTACttgtaaaaaaatgaagaaaacaaacacTGCAAGAATAGTATGAGATGTGAGGTTAAGTTCAGGCAGGCTTTGATGttctattaatttcaatttaatttataagattattattattattattattaattattattattcttaattttgcATCGCAGACAATAATGAGACAGTGTCGCTAACGCCACCGGATGCACGGCgaatatttttgaaagaaTTAAAACGTCGTATTATAAAAGCACGCAGTGCCCAAACGGTTGGTTGGCTGGAGCAACACTTAGAGAATGCAACCGATTCAGTCTTGGCACAAATCGATGATAAATTGAACACGTTGAACACGTTCCTGCTAACAAGTAATAGCATATTGATTGatgctcagcagcagcaggaaaccACCGTTGTATACGCGCTGACTGGAAATGAAGAGAACATCAAAAATATGATCGATAGAGATGCTGACGCAGCAACGCTGCGATCCGCAAAAATGGCAGGCAAAGCGAATGCAATTGCAGCTCCATTGACTTGAGATTCATCTCGCTGCTGTttgaactggaactggaagtGCTGCTGCACTTTTGCTTAAAAGTTTCCTTTGGCATCGTTAATATGATATAGCGCAAgcgaatttcacaatattagTGATGGAAGACGCTCCAATTTAGGTGTGAACTTTTGAGGGAAGTTGTTCGATACaagtaaatatcgatattttgtcgagagaaatacatttttaatatttcagccgttaaattcaatttaaacatctctaaaatttgaagaaaactaaactaaaaaaaagctGCTAAACTTTGCTCAAAAAGCCAGGATTCCCGCTGTCCtctgtacatatgtatgtatgtacgtgcACTTCGCCTGCTCAAACGTTTGGCAGCGCAGCACTATGGTCCAGCCGACCACTTTTGTTggcattaattaataactcACGAATGAAACAATATTTTTCGAttctgttttttattatatttttattttatttatttatttatataatccatagaaaatataattataaaaaatggGTGTGGCACCGcccatttttttaatttgtgacATTTGTGATCAACAAGAATTTCATCATTAgttatcaaaaaaataa
Coding sequences:
- the LOC133849750 gene encoding uncharacterized protein LOC133849750, which produces MSDQKLHTYMSIDKVTTKGTHRIKQHRILSFGVIAFRGYKRHWWLENRRINMADNNETVSLTPPDARRIFLKELKRRIIKARSAQTVGWLEQHLENATDSVLAQIDDKLNTLNTFLLTSNSILIDAQQQQETTVVYALTGNEENIKNMIDRDADAATLRSAKMAGKANAIAAPLT